The genome window TACATTCACCGGCTGCCGGAGTTCCGAAGCTGGCTCCAGCGGACCGCCGCCGTGACCCGGCTCCTGAACCCGGCCGAGCTGATCCTCTGGAACTCCGACAAGCGGTACCTGCTCGAACTGGAACGCGCCGGGATCCGGATCCCGCGGACCCGTGTCGTGCCGGCGGGGAGCGACCTGTCCCTGGCCACCCTCTTCGAGGAGCTGCGGCAGGAGGAGCTGGTCTTCAAGCCGGCGGTCTCGCTCGGAGCGCGGGACACGCACCGCGTCCATCGCGACGCTCTTCCGGAGGCGGGGCGGACCTTCGCCGAACTGATGCGGCGCGAGGCGGTCGTCGTTCAGGAGTTCCTTCCCGACGTTCTCGCCGCCGGAGAGGTCTCGGTGGTGCTGCTCGGCGGACGCGCCTCACACGCGGTGAGGAAGATCGGCCGCGCGGGAGACTTTCGCGTCCAGGACCACTTCGGCGGGCGGGTCGAGCCGCATTCGCCGACCGAGGCCGAGAGGGCCTTTGCCGAGCGGGTCGTGGCCGCCTGCCCTGTCGCTCCCGTCTACGCGCGGATCGACCTCGTGCGGCATCCGGACGGAGGGCTGTGCCTGATGGAAGCGGAGTTGATCGAGCCGGAGCTGTTCTTCCGGCTCCATCCCGCCGGAGCGGACCGTCTGGCGGAGGCGGTGGAACGATGGGACGGAGTTCCCTCCCGGTGAGGGAACATCGCCGGATCCTCTGATGGGATGCGCGAGACACGTCCCGCACCGCGATGGCTTCGCCCCCGCACGGTCCGGTCCCCGCGGATCTGTGTCAAACTGCGGCTTCCTTCTCGGGGCCGGCACTGAAGATGTGTGCGAAACGCAACAGTCTCCGTTGCGGAGATCACTCATGTGATCCTCGCCAAATCCTCATGTCGTTTGACGCTAGCAGTCTCGTTGGCGAGCGATATAGTCAGAGTCGAAGCCCCTCTCGCCCGTGTCTTGTTCTCGACACCGAGGTTCTGATGCCGCGCCTCTCTTTCTGCGGACTGGTCGTCGCCAGTCTGATCTTCGCCGCCTGTTCACTCGCGGTTGCCGCTGAGCCGGACTCGACCGCCCTGCAGTCGGCGGTGGTCGCCTCGGCCGAGGCTTATGAGAAGGCCTTCGCGGCCCGCGATGCCAAGGCGCTCGTGGCCCTCTTTACGCCCGAGGCGGAGTACGTCGGATCGGGTGGGACGGTGTTCCACGGCCGCGAGGCGATCCAGGCCGAGATGGAGTCCTCCTTTGCCGTCGAGCCGCCGGGAACGGTGAGCATCGAGATCCTTTCGATCCGTCCCGTGGCCGATGGGGTCCTTGTCGAAGACGGGGTGTCGGAGTTCACCCCCAAGGAGCCCGGCCCGTCCTCCATGACGCGGTACTCCGCCACGCACGTGCGCCAGAAGGACGGGACGTGGCGGATCGCGAGCGTGCGGGAACTGGAGCCCGCGATCCTGACGCCGCATGCCCGGCTGATGGACCTGGCGTGGCTTGTCGGCGAGTGGCGGGAAGAGATCGACGGACATGTCGTCGAGACGACGTGGAAGTGGTCCGAGGACGGGAACTTCCTCATCAGCGAGTTTGCCGCGCGGCATGCGTCCAACGTTCTCATGAAGGGGACGCACCGGGTCGGCTGGGACGCGGGACGGCGGCAGTTCCGGTCCTGGGTCTTTGAATCGAACGGCGGCGCGGCCGAGGGCTGGTGGGAACAGAACGAACAGGGGACCTGGGCCGTGCGGGTCAACGGGACGGACGACGACGGGAACGCGGTCG of Planctomyces sp. SH-PL14 contains these proteins:
- a CDS encoding YybH family protein encodes the protein MPRLSFCGLVVASLIFAACSLAVAAEPDSTALQSAVVASAEAYEKAFAARDAKALVALFTPEAEYVGSGGTVFHGREAIQAEMESSFAVEPPGTVSIEILSIRPVADGVLVEDGVSEFTPKEPGPSSMTRYSATHVRQKDGTWRIASVRELEPAILTPHARLMDLAWLVGEWREEIDGHVVETTWKWSEDGNFLISEFAARHASNVLMKGTHRVGWDAGRRQFRSWVFESNGGAAEGWWEQNEQGTWAVRVNGTDDDGNAVAATLTYQRDGNDALLVTQEHRSRGGVALPADAHRVVRKPPAAGTPAKRPAAQAAATK
- a CDS encoding RimK family alpha-L-glutamate ligase codes for the protein MNDIVLVTEDRFEDPRADPQGKQVFVEEGLLSAAFERRGARVRRVAWSNRAFDWSQASVALVQSTWDYIHRLPEFRSWLQRTAAVTRLLNPAELILWNSDKRYLLELERAGIRIPRTRVVPAGSDLSLATLFEELRQEELVFKPAVSLGARDTHRVHRDALPEAGRTFAELMRREAVVVQEFLPDVLAAGEVSVVLLGGRASHAVRKIGRAGDFRVQDHFGGRVEPHSPTEAERAFAERVVAACPVAPVYARIDLVRHPDGGLCLMEAELIEPELFFRLHPAGADRLAEAVERWDGVPSR